In Fundulus heteroclitus isolate FHET01 chromosome 8, MU-UCD_Fhet_4.1, whole genome shotgun sequence, a genomic segment contains:
- the enoph1 gene encoding enolase-phosphatase E1 isoform X2, whose amino-acid sequence MATVSIPARTSALLLDIEGTTTPITFVKDTLFPYIIEHLEDHLSTHWEEDECKQDVHLLKKQMEEDMRQNRACPVHTVDQTVHTDEEKAIREVVENVMWQMASDRKSTALKQLQGHMWRAAYTSGRIKGEIYPDVVPSVKTWRERGLKVYIYSSGSVEAQKLLFGYSVEGDVLDLFDGHFDTTIGAKVEAKSYERIAERIGCQPEEITFLTDVSREAKAAEEAGLNVLVVVRPGNMELTDEESAHYNLITSFSQLQLTGRA is encoded by the exons ATGGCCACTGTTTCTATTCCTGCCCGCACTTCTGCACTTTTACTGGACATCGAGGGAACCACCACGCCAATCACCTTTGTTAAG GACACACTGTTTCCTTATATCATCGAGCATCTGGAGGATCATCTGTCCACACACTGGGAGGAAGACGAATGCAAACAAGACGTTCATCTGCTCAAAAAGCAG ATGGAAGAGGACATGAGGCAGAACCGGGCGTGTCCCGTCCACACCGTGGATCAGACCGTTCACACGGATGAGGAGAAGGCCATCAGAGAGGTGGTGGAGAACGTGATGTGGCAGATGGCGTCGGACAGGAAGTCCACGGCGCTCAAACAGCTCCAGGGTCACATGTGGAGGGCCGCTTATACGTCTGGGAGAATCAAAGGCGA GATCTACCCCGATGTGGTGCCGTCGGTCAAAACGTGGCGAGAACGCGGCCTGAAGGTTTACATTTACTCCTCCGGAAGCGTGGAGGCTCAGAAACTCCTGTTCGGATACTCTGTGGAAGGAGACGTCTTAGAT ctcttCGATGGCCACTTTGACACCACAATAGGGGCCAAAGTCGAGGCTAAGAGCTATGAGAGGATCGCGGAGCGGATTGGCTGCCAGCCGGAAGAAATCACCTTCCTGACTGACGTAAGCAGAG AGGCCAAAGCGGCAGAAGAAGCCGGGCTGAACGTCCTGGTGGTGGTGCGGCCCGGGAACATGGAGCTGACGGACGAGGAGAGCGCTCACTACAACCTCATTACCTCCTTTAGTCAACTGCAGCTGACGGGACGAGCTTAA
- the enoph1 gene encoding enolase-phosphatase E1 isoform X1 — translation MATVSIPARTSALLLDIEGTTTPITFVKDTLFPYIIEHLEDHLSTHWEEDECKQDVHLLKKQMEEDMRQNRACPVHTVDQTVHTDEEKAIREVVENVMWQMASDRKSTALKQLQGHMWRAAYTSGRIKGLFANRIYPDVVPSVKTWRERGLKVYIYSSGSVEAQKLLFGYSVEGDVLDLFDGHFDTTIGAKVEAKSYERIAERIGCQPEEITFLTDVSREAKAAEEAGLNVLVVVRPGNMELTDEESAHYNLITSFSQLQLTGRA, via the exons ATGGCCACTGTTTCTATTCCTGCCCGCACTTCTGCACTTTTACTGGACATCGAGGGAACCACCACGCCAATCACCTTTGTTAAG GACACACTGTTTCCTTATATCATCGAGCATCTGGAGGATCATCTGTCCACACACTGGGAGGAAGACGAATGCAAACAAGACGTTCATCTGCTCAAAAAGCAG ATGGAAGAGGACATGAGGCAGAACCGGGCGTGTCCCGTCCACACCGTGGATCAGACCGTTCACACGGATGAGGAGAAGGCCATCAGAGAGGTGGTGGAGAACGTGATGTGGCAGATGGCGTCGGACAGGAAGTCCACGGCGCTCAAACAGCTCCAGGGTCACATGTGGAGGGCCGCTTATACGTCTGGGAGAATCAAAG GTCTGTTTGCAAACAGGATCTACCCCGATGTGGTGCCGTCGGTCAAAACGTGGCGAGAACGCGGCCTGAAGGTTTACATTTACTCCTCCGGAAGCGTGGAGGCTCAGAAACTCCTGTTCGGATACTCTGTGGAAGGAGACGTCTTAGAT ctcttCGATGGCCACTTTGACACCACAATAGGGGCCAAAGTCGAGGCTAAGAGCTATGAGAGGATCGCGGAGCGGATTGGCTGCCAGCCGGAAGAAATCACCTTCCTGACTGACGTAAGCAGAG AGGCCAAAGCGGCAGAAGAAGCCGGGCTGAACGTCCTGGTGGTGGTGCGGCCCGGGAACATGGAGCTGACGGACGAGGAGAGCGCTCACTACAACCTCATTACCTCCTTTAGTCAACTGCAGCTGACGGGACGAGCTTAA
- the LOC105931114 gene encoding heterogeneous nuclear ribonucleoprotein D0, translating into MSEDYEFSEDPSMMRMEEDGEANCDDPMSASGDCGLMGGEADGSKIDASKNEEDEGKMFVGGLSWDTTKKDLKDYFSKYGEVVDCTLKLDPMTGRSRGFGFVLFKDPESVEKVALQKEHKLNGKVIDPKKAKAMKSKEPVKKIFVGGLSPDTPEEKVREYFAAFGEVESIELPMETKTNKRRGFCFITFKEEEPVKMIMEKKYHNIGLSKCEVKVAVSKEQYQQQQYWGGRGGYSSRSRGRGGGPNQNWNQGYSNYWNQGYGNYGNYGYGNQGYGGYGGYDYPGYNNYYGYTDYNNQSGGYGKSPRRGGHTNSYKPY; encoded by the exons ATGTCGGAAGATTATGAATTCAGCGAAGACCCGAGCATGATGAGGATGGAGGAGGACGGGGAGGCCAACTGCGACGACCCCATGTCCGCCTCTGGGGACTGTGGCCTGATGGGAGGAGAGGCCGACGGATCGAAGATCGACGCCAGTAAAAACGAGGAGGATGAAGG GAAGATGTTTGTTGGAGGCCTGAGCTGGGACACGACCAAGAAGGACCTGAAGGATTACTTCTCAAAGTACGGGGAGGTCGTCGACTGCACGCTAAAGCTGGACCCCATGACGGGGCGCTCGCGGGGCTTCGGCTTCGTGCTCTTTAAAGACCCAGAAAGCGTTGAAAAG GTGGCCTTACAGAAGGAGCATAAACTCAACGGGAAAGTGATTGATCCCAAAAAGGCCAAGGCCATGAAGAGCAAGGAGCCCGTAAAGAAGATCTTTGTCGGGGGGCTGTCCCCTGACACTCCCGAGGAGAAAGTCAGAGAGTATTTCGCTGCCTTCGGAGAG gtGGAGTCTATTGAGCTTCCCATGgagaccaaaacaaacaaaagaagggGCTTCTGCTTTATCACTTTCAAAGAGGAGGAGCCGGTGAAGATGATCATGGAGAAAAAGTACCATAATATCGGGCTCAGCAAG TGTGAAGTGAAGGTGGCCGTGTCCAAGGAGCAgtaccagcagcagcagtactGGGGAGGCCGGGGAGGATACTCGTCCAGGTCTCGAGGAAGAGGTGGTG GTCCCAACCAAAACTGGAACCAGGGTTACAGTAACTACTGGAATCAGGGATATGGGAATTATGGAAATTATGGTTATGGTAATCAAGGATATGGTGGATATGGAGGCTATGATTACCCTGGCTACAACAATTATTATGGATATACCGACTACAACA ATCAGTCCGGTGGATATGGCAAGTCACCACGGCGTGGTGGTCACACCAACAGTTACAAACCGTATTAA
- the si:ch73-234b20.5 gene encoding vesicle-associated membrane protein 8 isoform X2 codes for MAETNPQQPATGSSGTFDQVQSQVNEVKVILKDNINKVLERGDKIDDLIGKTDDLQASADSFQRTSTRVARKYWWKNIKMMIIIGVIVLIILILIILAATGVI; via the exons ATG GCTGAAACCAACCCTCAGCAGCCCGCCACGGGCTCCTCCGGCACGTTCGACCAGGTGCAGAGTCAGGTCAACGAAGTTAAAGTTATACTCAAAGACAACATCAACAAAGTGCTGGAGAGGGGCGACAAAATAGATGACCTCATCGGCAAGACGGACGACCTCCAAGCATCT GCGGACTCCTTCCAACGAACGTCCACACGGGTGGCCCGGAAATACTGGTGGAAGAACATTAAAATGATGATCATAATCGGTGTAATTGTGCTGATTATCCTGATTCTCATAATCCTCGCCGCCACCGGCGtcatttaa